A section of the Schistosoma haematobium chromosome ZW, whole genome shotgun sequence genome encodes:
- the WDR67_2 gene encoding TBC1 domain member 31 (EggNog:ENOG410V9HP~COG:O~MEROPS:MER0005690) — MVLPRGLLKIHGRFLHIYGRDIPSNIPLPPYITNKVDLTLSTIAVQSERNISECKRAGSVIRQIFNDLEKFIRPGLSTQDIDDFVFNQCLSKSVYPSPLGYKGFPKSVCTSVNEVVCHGIPEESQILKLGDIMSVDISVYNGYVHGDACHTFVVGVDSYSDYCDLEAGARIKTAVYLCTVAQKCRDAGISVCGPNALYTSIAEAVTKCADAFQCRVVVGVCGHGIGPFLHGPPKVVHSIHELASQPLARMLPGHTFTVEPCISLPLNKSGVKFKRNTSFAVPVILEDGWTVVTSDKALTAQFEHTISITNEGCIILT; from the exons ATGGTTCTCCCTCGTGGTCTACTGAAAATCCACGGTCGTTTCCTCCATATTTATGGCCGTGACATTCCATCCAATATCCCACTGCCCCCATACATCACAAATAAGGTTGACCTGACGCTATCTACAATAGCTGTGCAGAGTGAACGTAATATCAGTGAATGTAAACGAGCAGGTTCAGTAATCCGCCAGATATTTAATGATCTTGAAAAGTTTATCAGACCGGGTTTGTCTACTCAGGATATTGATGATTTCGTATTTAATCAGTGTCTGAGTAAGTCAGTCTACCCATCGCCGTTAGGATATAAAGGTTTCCCAAA GTCGGTCTGCACGTCGGTAAATGAAGTTGTTTGTCATGGAATCCCAGAAGAATCGCAAATACTAAAATTGGGTGACATTATGTCGGTGGATATATCAGTTTATAATGGTTATGTCCATGGTGATGCTTGTCACACCTTTGTAGTTGGTGTGGATAGTTACTCTGATTATTGTGATCTGGAAGCTGGTGCACGGATAAAAACTGCTGTCTACTTGTGCACTGTTGCTCAAAAGTGCCGTGATGCTGGTATCAGTGTTTGCGGCCCAAATGCTCTCTATACATCTATTGCGGAAGCAGTCACGAAATGCGCCGATGCATTTCAGTGCCGGGTTGTGGTAGGCGTATGTGGACATGGAATCGGCCCATTTTTGCATGGACCACCAAAAGTAGTACATTCAATCCATGAGTTAGCTTCCCAACCACTGGCACGTATGCTACCTGGACATACGTTCACCGTTGAACCATGTATTTCTCTTCCTCTCAACAAGTCTGGGGTAAAATTCAAACGGAACACAAGTTTCGCAGTTCCTGTTATCTTGGAAGATGGATGGACAGTGGTCACTAGTGACAAAGCTTTGACAGCTCAGTTTGAACATACCATTTCAATTACAAATGAAGGTTGCATAATACTAACGTGA